The following proteins come from a genomic window of Bartonella apihabitans:
- the ndk gene encoding nucleoside-diphosphate kinase: MAIERTFSMIKPDATRRNLTGAITKMLEDAGLRVVASKRVWMSLREAEGFYAVHKDRPFFGELTEFMSSGPTVVQVLEGENAIAKNREIMGATNPKDAAEGTIRKTFALSIGENSVHGSDSPKTAKEEIAYWFSGTEIVG, translated from the coding sequence ATGGCTATAGAACGTACTTTTTCTATGATTAAACCGGATGCAACACGTCGTAATTTGACGGGCGCCATTACAAAAATGCTTGAGGATGCAGGTCTGCGCGTCGTCGCATCCAAGCGTGTCTGGATGAGTTTGCGTGAAGCAGAAGGCTTCTATGCTGTTCATAAAGACCGCCCGTTTTTTGGCGAATTGACTGAATTTATGTCATCAGGTCCGACTGTTGTTCAGGTACTTGAAGGTGAAAATGCCATTGCCAAAAACCGTGAGATCATGGGCGCCACAAATCCGAAAGATGCGGCAGAGGGAACAATTCGCAAGACTTTTGCTTTGTCTATCGGCGAGAATTCTGTTCACGGTTCGGATTCACCAAAAACAGCCAAGGAAGAAATTGCATACTGGTTCTCCGGCACTGAAATTGTCGGATAA
- a CDS encoding L,D-transpeptidase — MNRRFFLLSAPLFLAGCTFRHPLPKMVPIDTGEPVTTTTYVIRRHKAKPEVTRKNKKVSYGEYPLNEKYASMYAATTDNGFPVNAVDTRRINPEYLRQEVAFHMPYKPGTIVVDPTNFFCYFVLSEGRAMRYGVGVARSAAADFQGEATIGRKAVWPTWHPTASMMQKQPQRYGHLSDGMKGGPGNPLGARALYLYRDGTDTLFRLHGTVEPWSIGKRVSSGCIRFLNQDIIDLYSRVPVGTRAVVLPHKIGLG, encoded by the coding sequence ATGAACAGACGCTTTTTCCTTCTCTCGGCACCGCTTTTCCTTGCCGGTTGTACTTTTCGCCACCCTTTACCCAAAATGGTTCCAATTGATACCGGCGAGCCGGTAACGACAACGACCTATGTTATAAGGCGACACAAGGCAAAGCCGGAAGTTACGCGAAAAAACAAGAAAGTAAGTTACGGCGAATATCCGTTAAACGAAAAATACGCTTCCATGTATGCGGCTACGACCGATAACGGTTTCCCAGTGAACGCTGTCGACACCAGACGGATCAATCCGGAATATCTGCGTCAGGAAGTTGCATTTCATATGCCTTATAAGCCGGGAACCATTGTTGTCGATCCAACCAATTTCTTCTGTTATTTTGTGCTTTCGGAAGGACGCGCCATGCGTTACGGCGTTGGTGTTGCGCGGTCGGCTGCTGCCGATTTTCAAGGAGAAGCAACAATCGGTCGCAAAGCGGTATGGCCGACATGGCACCCGACGGCGAGCATGATGCAAAAGCAACCGCAAAGATATGGCCATCTGTCGGATGGCATGAAAGGTGGCCCCGGCAATCCGCTCGGTGCTCGTGCACTTTATCTCTATCGGGACGGAACAGACACGCTTTTCCGTTTGCATGGAACGGTCGAACCCTGGTCAATCGGCAAGCGTGTATCCTCGGGATGTATCCGCTTCCTCAATCAGGATATTATCGATCTTTATAGCCGTGTGCCGGTGGGAACCCGCGCTGTTGTTCTGCCTCATAAAATCGGCCTCGGCTGA
- a CDS encoding molybdenum cofactor biosynthesis protein MoaE, producing MAFKIVVQSEDFDMGSEVEKIRTLSPSIGGIVAFCGLCRSEGGRLSALEIEHYPGMAEKRIKQIVDDAASRWSLNGVTVIHRFGTIKVGEQIVLVVTASPHRREAFDAANFIMDFLKTEAPFWKKEHLVDGTPQNWVEAKDTDLHTQEKWRKIRPEK from the coding sequence ATGGCATTCAAAATTGTTGTGCAGTCGGAAGATTTCGATATGGGAAGCGAGGTTGAAAAAATCCGCACCCTTTCGCCTTCTATTGGTGGCATTGTAGCCTTTTGTGGTTTGTGCCGAAGCGAAGGCGGGCGTCTTTCTGCCCTTGAAATAGAGCATTATCCCGGAATGGCCGAGAAACGCATCAAACAAATTGTTGATGACGCCGCTTCACGATGGTCATTAAACGGAGTTACTGTCATTCACCGTTTCGGAACGATCAAGGTAGGCGAGCAGATTGTTCTGGTCGTCACCGCCTCCCCTCACCGCAGAGAGGCTTTTGATGCAGCAAATTTCATTATGGATTTTCTGAAAACAGAAGCTCCGTTCTGGAAAAAAGAACATCTTGTTGATGGTACGCCGCAAAACTGGGTTGAAGCAAAAGACACAGATCTTCATACACAGGAGAAATGGCGAAAAATCCGACCTGAAAAATAG
- a CDS encoding ABC-F family ATP-binding cassette domain-containing protein: MLILNDITVRVAGRLLIDHSSATLPTGSKTGFVGHNGAGKSTLFRVIMGELAPETGEVTIPKDTRIGQVAQEAPGTEESLISIVLSADKERSRLLREAETATDPMRIAAIHTRLSDIGAHSAEARAASILSGLGFDAEAQQRPASSFSGGWRMRVALAAVLFSEPDLLLLDEPTNYLDLEGTLWLIEYVRRYPYSVIIISHDRELLNSATTSILHLENKKLTLWRGNYDQFERQHAQTKELQLKQAAKQEAHRKHMEDFVRRFRAKATKARQAQSRLKALEKLKPISVWQDEHVQPFSFPSAEKIAASPIIALSKVDVGYEPGKPVLKGLDLRIDNDDRIALLGSNGNGKSTLAKLLAGRLKAEAGTMTVSPNLKVAFFAQHQMDDLRPEENPIEHVRRLMPNQPEAKIRAAVARMGLSTEKMMTKAKELSGGEKARLLMGLATFEGPNLLILDEPTNHLDIDSREALVMALNDFEGAVILIAHDRHLIEATADRLWLVRNGTVHPYEGDMDDYRNDILGLQRPKHVEKQEKAAEASKSKNEQRKANAEKRAGLAPLKKQITDTEALMERLQKLIARLDAELAAPDLYTKSPEKGAELAKERADAVSRLEDAENRWLKMSADYEDAIG; this comes from the coding sequence ATGTTGATTTTGAACGATATTACGGTCCGTGTTGCTGGACGTCTTCTGATTGACCACTCCAGTGCAACGCTTCCTACGGGGTCGAAAACCGGATTTGTCGGCCATAACGGGGCTGGCAAGTCAACGCTTTTTCGCGTCATAATGGGAGAACTCGCCCCGGAAACCGGCGAAGTGACCATCCCTAAAGATACCCGCATCGGACAAGTTGCTCAGGAAGCTCCCGGTACCGAAGAGTCTCTTATTTCTATTGTTCTTTCAGCAGACAAAGAACGCAGCCGGTTATTGCGGGAAGCCGAAACTGCAACCGATCCAATGAGAATTGCTGCAATCCATACCCGTCTTAGCGATATCGGTGCACATTCTGCCGAAGCGCGTGCCGCAAGCATTCTGTCAGGATTGGGATTTGACGCAGAAGCACAACAGCGCCCTGCTTCATCCTTTTCCGGCGGGTGGCGCATGCGCGTTGCACTAGCAGCCGTTCTGTTTTCAGAACCCGACCTTCTCTTACTTGACGAGCCGACAAACTATCTCGATCTCGAGGGTACGCTATGGCTTATTGAATATGTGCGTCGTTACCCTTACTCGGTCATCATCATCAGTCATGACAGGGAACTTCTTAACAGCGCAACGACCTCGATTCTTCATCTTGAAAACAAGAAACTGACACTCTGGCGCGGAAATTATGACCAATTCGAACGCCAACATGCGCAAACAAAAGAACTCCAGTTAAAGCAGGCAGCCAAACAGGAAGCCCATCGCAAACATATGGAAGATTTTGTCCGGCGTTTCCGTGCCAAAGCAACCAAGGCAAGACAAGCGCAATCGCGGTTGAAAGCATTGGAAAAACTGAAACCTATCAGCGTTTGGCAGGATGAACATGTGCAACCTTTTTCATTCCCTTCGGCAGAAAAGATTGCTGCCTCGCCAATTATCGCGCTATCAAAAGTCGATGTCGGTTATGAACCGGGAAAACCGGTATTGAAAGGTCTCGATCTCAGAATAGACAATGATGACAGAATTGCCCTTCTGGGTTCGAACGGTAACGGAAAATCCACTCTGGCTAAATTGCTTGCAGGTCGCCTTAAAGCCGAGGCTGGGACAATGACAGTTTCGCCCAATCTGAAAGTGGCGTTTTTTGCGCAGCATCAAATGGATGATTTGAGGCCGGAAGAAAATCCTATCGAACATGTGCGCCGCCTCATGCCGAATCAACCGGAGGCAAAAATCCGCGCTGCGGTTGCGCGTATGGGGCTGTCGACCGAAAAGATGATGACCAAAGCCAAGGAGCTTTCGGGTGGCGAAAAAGCCCGCTTGCTCATGGGGCTTGCTACTTTTGAAGGGCCAAATCTTCTCATCCTTGATGAACCGACCAACCATCTGGATATTGACAGTCGCGAAGCTCTCGTCATGGCTCTCAATGATTTCGAAGGTGCCGTCATTCTCATTGCACATGATCGCCATCTGATCGAAGCGACTGCCGACCGGCTTTGGCTGGTACGCAATGGCACAGTCCATCCCTATGAAGGTGATATGGACGATTATCGTAATGATATATTGGGGCTGCAAAGACCCAAGCACGTTGAAAAACAGGAGAAAGCTGCAGAGGCTTCTAAATCGAAGAACGAACAGCGTAAAGCAAATGCTGAAAAACGTGCCGGACTGGCGCCACTCAAGAAACAGATAACCGATACAGAAGCGCTGATGGAGAGGCTGCAAAAACTGATAGCACGTCTGGACGCAGAACTTGCAGCACCGGATCTCTATACAAAGTCGCCCGAAAAAGGCGCAGAGCTTGCAAAAGAACGTGCCGATGCAGTAAGCAGGCTTGAAGATGCCGAAAATCGCTGGCTCAAAATGAGTGCCGATTACGAGGATGCTATCGGGTAA
- a CDS encoding 23S rRNA (adenine(2030)-N(6))-methyltransferase RlmJ, translating into MNYRHIYHAGNFADVFKHIIIARIIEYLKKKDHAFRVIDTHAGIGIYDLASEEAQKTGEWIDGIGRILHQPVAPDIELLIKPWLDVVNDLNGGNSSKLTRYPGSPYLERKLLRKQDRLTAIELHEADYRKLANNFAGDYQARIIHLDGYLALGAHVPPKEKRGLIVVDPPFEKTDEFERLIEGLEKAYKRFSGGIYALWYPVKHYNELNWFMNELKSTSIPKILRLELRIKQRSEMPGLDGCGMIIVNPPYVLPQEMNKLKAFLLDRLGVDKHAQLINEWINGEAV; encoded by the coding sequence ATGAATTATCGTCATATCTATCATGCGGGCAATTTTGCCGATGTGTTCAAACACATTATTATCGCCCGCATCATCGAATATTTAAAAAAGAAAGACCATGCTTTCCGCGTGATCGATACACATGCCGGCATCGGCATTTATGACCTTGCTTCTGAAGAGGCGCAAAAAACCGGTGAATGGATTGACGGTATCGGCCGTATCCTTCATCAACCTGTCGCCCCCGATATCGAATTGCTCATCAAGCCGTGGCTTGATGTTGTAAACGACCTTAATGGCGGAAATAGCAGCAAATTAACTCGTTATCCCGGTTCCCCTTATCTCGAGCGGAAGCTCTTAAGAAAACAGGACCGCTTAACGGCAATAGAGCTTCATGAAGCCGATTATAGAAAATTGGCAAATAATTTTGCCGGTGATTATCAGGCGCGTATCATCCATCTCGACGGATATCTTGCGCTTGGTGCCCATGTGCCGCCAAAAGAAAAGCGCGGACTTATCGTTGTTGATCCGCCATTTGAAAAAACCGACGAATTCGAACGGCTTATTGAAGGTCTCGAGAAAGCATATAAGCGCTTTTCCGGTGGAATCTATGCCCTTTGGTATCCTGTCAAACATTATAATGAACTCAATTGGTTCATGAACGAGTTGAAAAGCACTTCGATACCGAAAATCTTGCGACTGGAGCTTAGAATTAAACAACGCTCCGAAATGCCGGGACTTGACGGCTGTGGCATGATTATAGTCAATCCGCCTTATGTGTTGCCTCAAGAAATGAACAAGCTCAAAGCATTTTTGCTTGATCGGCTTGGCGTGGACAAACATGCACAATTAATCAATGAATGGATAAATGGTGAAGCTGTTTGA
- the nagZ gene encoding beta-N-acetylhexosaminidase, producing MQNMKAMIVGVSGLSLTAAEKDFIAENQPWAFILFARNIGSADEVKQLTSSLVSASGRDDVFIFIDQEGGRVQRLRAPLAPDYPPAATLGELYKKDKAKGLRATFIMSRLHAFDLRRLGINADCLPLLDVPIEGADNVIGTRAYGNDHETVIALGRAAAEGLKAGGVLPVMKHIPGHGRALCDTHKSLARVDASLETLRLNDFAPFEALSDLPVAMTAHVVYESVDPEKPATLSKKVVGDIIRKEIDFDGLLMTDDLSMKALSGDLGDLAKEAFKAGCDLVLHCNGEQEEMQKIAAATPWLEGKSLERAQYATNWVSDPDQADEKALREEFQNLLALS from the coding sequence ATGCAAAATATGAAAGCTATGATTGTTGGTGTATCAGGCCTTAGCCTAACGGCAGCCGAAAAAGATTTTATAGCAGAAAACCAGCCTTGGGCTTTCATTCTTTTTGCAAGAAATATCGGTTCGGCCGACGAGGTTAAACAATTGACCTCCTCGCTCGTCTCTGCAAGTGGCCGCGACGATGTTTTTATTTTTATCGATCAGGAAGGCGGACGTGTCCAGCGGTTGCGTGCGCCGCTAGCGCCTGATTATCCTCCGGCCGCAACATTGGGTGAACTCTATAAAAAAGATAAAGCAAAAGGTTTGCGTGCAACCTTTATCATGTCACGTCTTCACGCATTTGACCTACGCCGGTTGGGAATAAATGCCGACTGCCTTCCGCTTCTTGATGTGCCGATTGAGGGAGCAGATAATGTCATTGGTACGCGCGCTTATGGCAATGACCATGAAACAGTCATAGCCTTGGGGCGCGCAGCCGCAGAAGGTTTGAAGGCAGGCGGTGTCCTGCCGGTCATGAAACATATTCCCGGTCACGGTCGTGCATTATGCGACACCCACAAAAGCCTTGCCCGTGTTGACGCATCACTGGAGACTTTACGTCTTAATGATTTTGCCCCGTTCGAGGCATTATCCGATCTGCCGGTGGCAATGACGGCACATGTTGTTTATGAAAGTGTTGATCCCGAAAAACCGGCGACTTTATCAAAAAAGGTCGTGGGCGACATTATTCGTAAAGAGATTGACTTTGACGGTTTGTTGATGACGGATGACTTATCGATGAAGGCGCTTTCAGGTGATCTCGGCGATTTGGCGAAAGAAGCTTTCAAAGCCGGATGCGATCTTGTTTTACACTGCAATGGCGAACAAGAAGAAATGCAAAAAATTGCCGCAGCAACGCCTTGGCTTGAAGGTAAATCGCTCGAGCGCGCGCAATATGCGACAAACTGGGTTAGCGACCCCGATCAAGCTGATGAGAAGGCATTGCGGGAGGAATTTCAAAATCTCCTTGCGTTGAGCTAA
- a CDS encoding ScpA family protein, with the protein MEPIWEQDEEHGISEPTLVIDVQGFEGPLDLLLQLARNQKVDLAHISIVELVQQYLDFVKTAHELRLDLAADYLVMAAWLAYLKSRLLVPQRSDEEGESGEELAGLLQFRLQRLEAMREAAGQLVNRNRLGRDVFKRANPEMVVVEKKHLYDVSLYDLLMAYAGLRQRQAVKRVEVGKREVWSLKAARAILVRLMGEAKDWQALDKFLFAFIPTAYERRTALASTFAASLEMVREKQLDIRQAAPFAPIYLRAHKKAEGTQNANIGGGVKPESKQDD; encoded by the coding sequence ATGGAACCCATTTGGGAGCAAGATGAGGAACACGGCATCAGTGAACCGACATTGGTTATCGATGTTCAGGGGTTTGAAGGCCCGCTTGATCTTCTGTTGCAACTCGCACGGAACCAGAAAGTCGATTTGGCGCATATTTCAATTGTCGAACTTGTGCAACAATATCTCGATTTCGTTAAAACTGCGCATGAATTGAGACTCGATCTTGCCGCCGATTATCTGGTGATGGCGGCCTGGCTTGCTTATCTCAAATCCCGTCTTCTGGTACCGCAACGGTCGGATGAAGAGGGGGAAAGTGGCGAAGAGCTTGCCGGATTGTTACAATTCCGTTTGCAGCGGCTTGAAGCCATGCGTGAGGCGGCAGGGCAGCTTGTAAACCGCAATCGTTTGGGGCGTGATGTTTTCAAGCGCGCCAATCCGGAAATGGTAGTGGTGGAAAAAAAGCACCTCTATGACGTATCGCTCTATGATCTGTTGATGGCTTATGCCGGTTTGCGTCAAAGGCAAGCTGTGAAACGCGTCGAAGTAGGAAAGCGGGAAGTCTGGTCGCTAAAAGCCGCGCGCGCAATATTGGTGCGGCTGATGGGCGAAGCAAAAGATTGGCAGGCATTGGACAAGTTTCTATTTGCTTTTATCCCGACAGCTTATGAACGTCGCACAGCTTTGGCGAGCACCTTCGCGGCAAGTCTTGAAATGGTGAGAGAAAAGCAGCTTGATATCCGTCAGGCTGCACCTTTTGCTCCGATTTATCTTCGTGCGCACAAAAAGGCTGAAGGGACGCAAAACGCAAATATCGGGGGCGGGGTAAAGCCCGAAAGTAAGCAAGATGACTGA
- a CDS encoding YbaY family lipoprotein, translating into MKRNIFAALTFGATALVGVSLLTIPSFIMNTIVPAYSSSLSSIHGDVTYLQRIALPQHAYLVVQLVDVTNEEVTFPCCGRNFATTRRFGSYRIRFATERGQYRSTA; encoded by the coding sequence ATGAAACGGAATATCTTTGCGGCTCTTACATTTGGTGCAACTGCATTGGTCGGAGTTTCACTCCTTACAATCCCCTCTTTCATTATGAATACAATCGTTCCAGCCTATAGCTCTTCTCTATCTTCTATTCATGGCGATGTTACTTATTTGCAGCGCATTGCCCTACCCCAACATGCTTATCTTGTTGTTCAGCTTGTCGATGTTACCAATGAGGAAGTGACCTTTCCCTGTTGTGGCAGAAATTTCGCAACAACCCGACGGTTCGGTTCCTATCGAATTCGATTTGCCACTGAACGAGGCCAATATCGTTCCACAGCATAA
- a CDS encoding EamA family transporter, with amino-acid sequence MALEAVRRSSRIDASIIPLSLLTAAFIAFYTLLDGIGVRLSGAPVSYILWIFFLIGLVKVVFELFNHKTRQPFLTHFQCYWFIGLVGGFLSLGSYGLALWTMTKLPVALVAALRESAIVFAVILSYFVLREHVSLSRFIASIIIVIGVIVIRLA; translated from the coding sequence TTGGCGCTTGAAGCAGTAAGACGGAGCAGCAGAATTGACGCCTCCATCATTCCACTTTCTTTGCTAACGGCTGCTTTTATAGCTTTCTATACCCTCCTCGACGGGATCGGCGTCAGACTATCGGGGGCGCCTGTTTCTTATATTTTATGGATATTTTTTCTGATCGGCTTGGTGAAAGTTGTTTTCGAACTTTTTAATCATAAAACACGTCAACCATTTTTGACCCACTTTCAATGCTATTGGTTTATCGGTCTTGTTGGCGGATTTTTATCGCTCGGATCTTATGGGCTTGCACTCTGGACAATGACAAAGTTACCGGTGGCGCTGGTTGCCGCTTTGCGCGAAAGCGCGATCGTCTTTGCTGTTATTTTATCCTATTTCGTTTTGCGTGAACATGTGAGCCTCTCGCGCTTTATTGCCTCGATCATCATTGTTATTGGCGTTATTGTTATAAGACTGGCCTGA
- a CDS encoding leucyl aminopeptidase, which translates to MQKNIVIESSTISAPKKNVVVVLVNEDGKSAFEVEKMVGKALVDRIMKVRHFKGEKLELVDEVCDGKKGFDRLVLLGVGNVAQLQGDDWVKLGGATFAALKDSEEADIYLTVAGEKLKEQSILDFILGIRLRGYAFDDYKTVLKNKEKKAKSCKITLQLEDEKAGKILLERANSLADAVLFARDLINQPANILGTKEFVKEVEKLEKLGVNVEILDEKDMKKLGMGALLGVSRGSKRPPYLAVMQWQGGKTKDRPLAFVGKGVVFDSGGISLKSSGGMEGMKGDMGGAAAVTGLLKAAASRKAKANIVGVIGLVENMPDANAQRPGDIVTSMSGQTIEVINTDAEGRLVLSDALWYTKERFNPKIMVDLATLTGAIMVALGSDHAGLFSNQDDLAHNLIKAGLETGEKLWRMPLNETYDKLVDSKVADMRNSCGRHAGSITAAQFLKRFVGDTAWAHLDIAGTAIESPLNEYNQSWASGFGVRLLDRLIQDSYEG; encoded by the coding sequence ATGCAAAAAAATATTGTAATTGAAAGCAGTACAATTTCTGCACCGAAAAAAAATGTTGTTGTCGTTCTTGTTAACGAAGACGGTAAAAGTGCTTTTGAAGTAGAAAAAATGGTTGGAAAAGCACTTGTCGACAGAATTATGAAAGTGCGTCACTTCAAAGGTGAGAAGTTGGAGCTGGTCGACGAAGTATGCGATGGAAAAAAGGGTTTTGATCGTCTGGTGCTGCTCGGGGTAGGAAACGTTGCGCAGCTTCAAGGAGATGACTGGGTGAAGCTCGGGGGCGCGACATTTGCCGCTCTGAAAGATAGCGAAGAAGCAGATATATATCTGACTGTAGCTGGAGAAAAATTGAAAGAACAAAGCATTCTCGATTTTATTCTCGGAATACGGCTCCGTGGCTATGCGTTTGACGACTATAAAACTGTTTTGAAAAATAAAGAAAAGAAGGCGAAATCCTGTAAGATAACGCTTCAACTGGAAGATGAAAAAGCTGGGAAAATACTTCTGGAGCGGGCAAATTCACTTGCAGATGCGGTACTTTTTGCGCGTGATCTGATCAACCAGCCTGCCAATATTCTGGGAACCAAAGAATTTGTAAAAGAAGTTGAAAAACTTGAAAAGCTTGGCGTCAATGTCGAAATTCTCGACGAAAAAGATATGAAAAAACTGGGCATGGGGGCTCTTCTTGGCGTCTCACGTGGTTCGAAACGCCCACCTTATCTGGCGGTTATGCAGTGGCAGGGCGGAAAAACAAAAGATCGTCCATTGGCTTTCGTCGGCAAAGGGGTCGTTTTCGATTCAGGCGGAATTTCTCTGAAATCCAGTGGCGGAATGGAAGGAATGAAAGGCGATATGGGGGGAGCAGCCGCCGTTACCGGTCTCCTGAAGGCTGCAGCTTCCCGAAAAGCCAAAGCCAATATTGTCGGTGTTATCGGGCTTGTAGAAAATATGCCTGATGCCAATGCCCAACGTCCGGGAGATATTGTTACATCAATGTCAGGCCAGACAATCGAGGTCATTAATACTGATGCAGAAGGCCGTTTGGTTCTGTCGGATGCGTTGTGGTACACCAAAGAACGTTTCAATCCGAAGATCATGGTCGACCTTGCAACGCTAACCGGTGCAATTATGGTGGCACTTGGCAGTGATCATGCCGGACTATTCAGCAATCAGGACGATTTGGCTCATAACCTCATCAAGGCAGGGCTTGAAACCGGTGAAAAACTCTGGCGGATGCCGTTGAACGAAACTTATGACAAATTGGTCGATTCGAAAGTGGCGGACATGAGAAATAGCTGTGGGCGTCACGCCGGTTCCATCACTGCCGCGCAATTTTTAAAGCGTTTTGTCGGAGATACAGCCTGGGCGCATCTTGATATCGCCGGTACAGCAATAGAGTCCCCGTTAAACGAATATAACCAGTCCTGGGCCTCGGGCTTCGGTGTTCGTTTGCTTGATCGTCTTATTCAGGATAGCTACGAGGGTTGA
- a CDS encoding META domain-containing protein — MAEISQQPDGSVPIEFDLPLNEANIVPQHKYALQARIAVGDILWFVSDERKPVNPEDKDARYELVLGMVNQSTTTPKPVSTTISGREWKVEDMFSAGIIDNSNLTVSVENKAEDKTTDSLPKYRVSGSGGCNRYTSSVSIDNDRGIIAFDPPAMTFMACAEAISQQENRFIEMLAKAKTFMFDDLGRLILKDENGNYVARLVPEI, encoded by the coding sequence GTGGCAGAAATTTCGCAACAACCCGACGGTTCGGTTCCTATCGAATTCGATTTGCCACTGAACGAGGCCAATATCGTTCCACAGCATAAATATGCGCTTCAGGCCCGCATTGCTGTCGGGGATATTCTATGGTTTGTAAGCGACGAACGAAAACCGGTCAATCCGGAAGATAAAGATGCCCGTTATGAACTGGTACTCGGCATGGTCAATCAATCCACAACCACGCCGAAACCGGTTTCAACAACAATTTCCGGCAGAGAGTGGAAAGTGGAGGATATGTTCAGCGCTGGTATTATTGATAACTCGAATCTGACTGTTTCTGTGGAAAACAAAGCAGAAGATAAAACAACTGACAGTTTGCCCAAATATCGTGTGAGCGGTAGCGGTGGTTGTAACCGTTATACCAGCTCGGTTTCAATTGATAATGATCGTGGAATTATAGCTTTCGACCCGCCTGCCATGACTTTTATGGCGTGTGCAGAGGCAATCTCGCAGCAGGAAAACCGCTTCATTGAAATGCTTGCCAAAGCAAAAACATTTATGTTCGACGATCTCGGTCGTCTTATTTTGAAAGACGAGAATGGAAATTATGTAGCCCGCCTCGTGCCGGAAATCTGA
- the moaD gene encoding molybdopterin converting factor subunit 1 — translation MKLQYFAWVRERIGRGEETLELPENVKTVDDLLSYLKTLGENYAYALEKPELIRVAIDEEHVDHDSLIGKPHEIALFPPMTGG, via the coding sequence ATGAAATTACAATATTTTGCCTGGGTTCGCGAACGTATCGGTCGCGGAGAAGAAACTCTTGAATTGCCGGAAAACGTCAAAACAGTCGATGATCTTCTGTCCTATCTCAAAACCCTCGGGGAAAATTATGCTTATGCGCTGGAGAAGCCCGAACTTATCCGTGTGGCTATCGACGAAGAACATGTCGATCATGATAGTCTGATTGGAAAGCCGCATGAAATCGCGCTTTTCCCGCCGATGACAGGTGGTTGA
- the pgsA gene encoding CDP-diacylglycerol--glycerol-3-phosphate 3-phosphatidyltransferase, protein MKNHTLSLPNILTYARIVAVPLVVLCFFVEGRLQSTDTARWWAVVIFVVASITDFFDGYLARVWKQTSNIGRMLDPIADKLLVSACLLLLAADGTIAGWALWAAIIILCREILVSGLREYLASLKVSVPVSRLAKWKTTVQMFSIVFLLAGPAGDKVIPYATEFGLVMLWVAAILTLWTGWDYFRAGLKHVID, encoded by the coding sequence ATGAAAAATCATACTTTATCGTTGCCAAACATCCTTACATATGCACGCATTGTTGCTGTACCGCTTGTCGTCCTGTGCTTTTTCGTAGAAGGCCGTCTGCAATCGACCGATACGGCACGCTGGTGGGCGGTTGTCATATTTGTGGTTGCCTCTATTACAGATTTTTTCGACGGTTATCTTGCCCGCGTCTGGAAACAAACCTCGAATATCGGTCGTATGCTTGACCCGATTGCCGACAAACTTCTTGTGTCGGCTTGCCTTTTATTGCTTGCCGCTGATGGTACAATTGCGGGATGGGCACTCTGGGCGGCAATCATCATTCTCTGTCGGGAAATTCTGGTTTCAGGATTGCGTGAATATCTGGCATCTCTCAAAGTAAGTGTGCCGGTTTCAAGGCTCGCAAAATGGAAAACGACAGTGCAAATGTTTTCCATTGTTTTTCTGCTTGCCGGCCCTGCTGGTGACAAAGTTATTCCTTATGCAACCGAATTCGGACTTGTCATGTTGTGGGTCGCCGCTATTCTTACTCTATGGACGGGTTGGGATTATTTCCGTGCCGGTCTTAAACACGTGATTGATTGA
- a CDS encoding DNA polymerase III subunit chi translates to MAEILFYHLTQSTLEDALPGLLERSLARDWKVTIQFMSDERRDAMDSYLWVYSDDSFIGHGTERDKYPNLQPIYLTVGEENPNGSQVRFMLEGSNCSDPDSYERLVVMFDGHDEDLLAQTREQWKNYKAKNHKLTYWQQTEDRRWEKKA, encoded by the coding sequence GTGGCAGAAATACTGTTCTACCACCTGACACAATCTACGCTCGAAGACGCCTTACCGGGACTTCTCGAGCGTTCGCTGGCTCGCGACTGGAAAGTGACTATCCAGTTTATGAGCGACGAACGGCGCGATGCAATGGATTCCTATCTTTGGGTCTATTCGGATGATTCCTTTATAGGTCACGGCACTGAAAGGGATAAATACCCGAATCTTCAACCGATTTATTTGACTGTGGGGGAAGAAAATCCGAATGGTTCGCAAGTTCGTTTCATGCTTGAAGGATCAAATTGTTCTGATCCTGACAGTTACGAACGACTAGTTGTCATGTTTGACGGTCATGACGAGGATCTGTTGGCTCAAACGCGTGAACAATGGAAAAATTATAAGGCTAAAAATCATAAATTGACTTACTGGCAGCAAACCGAAGACCGCCGATGGGAGAAAAAAGCCTGA